In the genome of Mycoplasma nasistruthionis, the window TTCATTTTTGAAATATACATGATTGAGTTTTTCATCAAGTTTGATGAAGTTAAGTCATTGTATAACTCAACCCCTTCACGTGAACGTTCTCCAGCACCAACGAAAATTGATGAAGTTTTTTCTTGGTTAGTTGAAAGGTTGAAAATCATCTCTTTCATTAAAACTGTTTTACCAACTCCGGCTCCACCAAAGATACCAATTTTTGAACCTTTTAAGATAGGGATAAAGAAGTCAATGGCTTTAATTCCTGTTTCCATTAATTCTTGTTTTACAGCATAATCCATATTTTTAGTAATAGTTGAATCCATTTCAACTTTGTGATATGAAGCTGCTGGGTTGTTATCTAATTGACCACCCATAACGTCAAAAATATGGTTTTTAGCACCAGGTCCAACCGGTACCATGAATGAGTGCCCTCTATCAAAAACTCTTTGATTAATTCCGATTTTTTCAGTTGAAGCAATAATGATTGCGTAAATTGTTTTTTCGTCAACAATTTTCTTAACTAAAAACTTAGATTGTTCTGTTTCGGAATATAAAACGTTGTTCATTTTTGGTAAAACTTTGTTTTCAAATGTAATTTCAACAACGTCTGTTCAGATTTTTGTTATTTTTCCGTTCATTATTTTTCTCCTTTAACTAGATAATCTAAGTTTTGTAATTGAGCTTGATCAAATGGTAAGAATTGACCTTCATAGGCAATTTTTCAATCTAAATTACTGTATTTTGCATATTGGTCTAAAGCAAATGCAAAAAATTGTTTTGCTAAATTATCATCAGCTTGAGTTTGTTCAATTAAACGTTGGAATGTGTCTTTAGCATTTTGATTATGCGCTACTAAAACATCAATGTATCTTAGTGCTAATGCGATGTTATCAATTCCTTTTAAAATACCTCAAGCAATTAGTTTTGATGTTAAAAACATTGCGTTTTCAGTATAAACTGAAATACCTTTTTGAATAAACATGTTTTCAACAATCATACCTTCTGTAATTAATTTGTTTGTAGCATCGTTTAAGTCATATTTTAATGAAGTTAGTCTCATTTGACGTTTGTAAGCTTTATAAATTTTTGCAATTTCTGAACCAACTTTAGCAATGTATGGTTTTTGAATTTCACGTGAAATACGGCTAACTGATAAGTCAATATCAACAGCTGGTAGTTTTCCTGATGCAAATAAGTCTGAGTTTGTAACAATTTGACCATCAGTAATAGAAATAACGTTTGATGATACTAATGAAGTAATATCGTTTTCAATTGTTTGTAAAATAGGTAAAGCTGTAATTGATTTACGTCCGACAAATTTACCTGAACGTTCTAATAATCTAGCATGAGCAAAGAACATATCTCCAGGGAAAGCTTCTTTACCAACTGGTTTATTGGTTAATAAAGCAACTTCACGGTAAATGTTTGCATGTGCTGATAAGTCATCAAATACAATTAAAACATCGTCTGTATGACATAAGTTTTCAGCGTGAGCCATTGCTACATAAGGTGCTAAGAATTGGTCAAATGGTTTAGATGATGATGCATTAACAATCATTGTGTAATCTAATGCATCATTTTGTTTTAAAGTTTCATAAACGTTTGAAACTTGTGAATGTTGTTGTCCAATTGCTACATAAATACATTTAACGTTTTTACCTTTTTGGTTAATGATGGTATTTAAAGCAATATGTGTTTTTCCTGTTTTTCTGTCACCAATAATTAATTCACGCTGACCTTTTCCGATTGGAACTAGTAAGTCAATTGAAATATAACCTGTTGTTAATTGTTCTTTTAAAGGTTGATATTCTAGTAAAGTGTTTGGTTTATTAAATGCATATGATTTTTGAGGTAAGAAGTTTAAAACGCTTGGTTGATGTAATGGGAATAAAACTTTTCCATTAATATCAATAATTTTTCCAAAGTAGCTTGTTGAAGTTTTGATTTCTTCAGTTGCATCTAGTGGTTTAACTTCTGAACCTACTAAGAATTCACCAATTCCACCATCAGTTAAGCAGTATGCTTTGTTTTCTGATGCTGAAATTAAAATTAAGTGTAAATCTTGCTGTCCTGGTTGTTTTGCTTCAATTTTAAACAACTGATTTTGGTAGTAATCATAAGCACCGGTAATTTCAACAACATAATCGAATATAGCTGTTATTTTAGGGTATTTAGTCATTATAGTAGTCCTTTTCCTAAGATTAATAAAATTAAAGCAATAACAAATGTAACAGTTGTGAATACTGATCCAATAATAACTTTTTGTTTAGTGTTAGCAATGTTTCAACGTTTTCTTAATAATGCAAATGCTCCTAGTAAAACAAAAGCTAATGCACTAATCACCATTAAAACAGTTGATAAAATAGTTAATACTGCTTTAGAAGTTTTTTGTGGGTTGTATTGAAATTCAGGTAAACCTCAATATAAATCTAATAATTTTGATATTTCTTGTCTTTGTTGTTTTTTAACTTCAGCATCTTCTGTATCTTTTGTATAAGTTAAAGTTGGTGTAGTTAAAATTGAATTTAAGCTTTGGTTCATGAATTTAATTCTTTTTAAAATCAATTGGAATTCACGATATTGGTCATAGTTTAAAATTTCTGCATTTACTAATTTATTGATTTCTTCAGTATCTTTTAAAACAAATCTTAAAGTTCTTTCAATTAGTAAAAATGCTGGGTAAGATGATTCTTCATACAACTCTCTAACAACGTCAATATTTGCCTGAACTTTGCTGATATTTTCAGGCTTTTTAAATTCAGAAATTAAATGAGTTGTTAGGGCAGTTTCTAAATTAACAAGTAGTTGATAAACATTGATTTGTTTAGATACTTCAATATTTGAAACAATATCAAGTAAATAATCTATTAGCTGTTGACCTAATGTGTTAGATAAATTACTTAAACCTGATATAGATGAAGCAACTAGGCTATTTTCTTGAACTATTTGTGAAACTTTAGTGTTAAAATCTTCCGTTTGAGCTGCTACTGTTAATTTGTTAACAAAATCGTAAAAAGCATCTGCAAATTGTTGGTTTGAGGCTTTTTTGTAATTTAAATTAGCTCCAACCCCAGCTGATTCATAAAGTTGTTTAATTACTCCATTTAAAGTGTTTGTTGTGGCTTGTCATGCTGTAGTTAATTGCTTGCTATCCTTGATTTTAACAACTGAACGATATTGTCTATTAACTGATTCTGATAATTTGTCTTTAACAACAACATCAGCAATAAATTCGTTTTGTTCTGTAATTGATAATCTGCTTACACTGTATTGATAACGTGTATTAAATAAATTATTGAAATAAAAATATGTATCACTATTTACTTTTGCATCAGCATTGTAGGCATTGATGTAAGTAGCAATTTCGTCAGCGCTTTTTAATGATTGGAATTTTTCAAATTGAAATGTTGAAATATAAGGAACTAAGTCAGCTGTATGATCAATTCCTTGTTGAGTTATAGCAGGATCTTTAATTGCTGGGTTATCATCAACTTGTTCGTTGGTTGAGTTAAATTTCAAGTCAAATAATAGTGTTCTTAAAGCAAATCTGTCTTTGATGTATTGTTCTCAATCATCATAACCATCAGGCACTTCTAAGTCAAATCTTCCGGTAGCTTTGTTAACGATCTTTGTTGATCCACCTTCACCGATTTTAGGAATATCTTCAAAGTTTAAAAGAATTTCTTCAAATTGTTCTGAAAGTGCTAAATAGTATCTTGAGACAATATCACTAATATCAGATATAGTAAATTCATTTGGGAATGTATTTGAATTTGAATCTGCATCTTGTGAAGAAGTTTCAACAGATGCAGGTTTTATTTTTAAAAACTCTGGTAGATTATCAGGCGCATAAACATCTGTTTGTGAGCCTGATACTACATTTTTGAAGTAATAATCAGGATCATCTGGTAAATATTTGATAAAAACTTTTTGGAATGATTGGTTAGAAGAAATTGTTCTTGGATAATAGAACAGAAAACCACTTTCAACTGGGTTATTGATAATTTGGTCTTTATGTGCTTTTAAATATTTAACAACTTTATTTAAATAAAACCCCCTAACTAAGTCATTACCTTGTGAATTTGCTGAACCTAAAAAGGCATTTGCTTGTTGTTCAAAAACAGGTAAATAAGTATTAAATAAATCAGTTAGTTTTGCTACTTGAATGTTTCTTACTGTTGCAACTGCTGATTGTAAATTTAAGTTAGACGCATCTCTTGGCGCAGTTAAATTATTATTTGTATTATTTGAATCATTAGTTGAAGCACTAGCTTCAGTTTCAGCAGATACTGTTAAAACAACTGCTGGAATAGCTGAAACTGATGAAAGTAATAAGAAAGGTTTTTTTAGTTTCATTGTGCCTCCTCTGTTGGATCTAAAGCAAATAATGTATAAGCTTTTAATACTCAAATTTGATCTTCTAATTCTTGAATTTTAACTT includes:
- a CDS encoding MSC_0620 family F1-like ATPase-associated subunit, whose amino-acid sequence is MKLKKPFLLLSSVSAIPAVVLTVSAETEASASTNDSNNTNNNLTAPRDASNLNLQSAVATVRNIQVAKLTDLFNTYLPVFEQQANAFLGSANSQGNDLVRGFYLNKVVKYLKAHKDQIINNPVESGFLFYYPRTISSNQSFQKVFIKYLPDDPDYYFKNVVSGSQTDVYAPDNLPEFLKIKPASVETSSQDADSNSNTFPNEFTISDISDIVSRYYLALSEQFEEILLNFEDIPKIGEGGSTKIVNKATGRFDLEVPDGYDDWEQYIKDRFALRTLLFDLKFNSTNEQVDDNPAIKDPAITQQGIDHTADLVPYISTFQFEKFQSLKSADEIATYINAYNADAKVNSDTYFYFNNLFNTRYQYSVSRLSITEQNEFIADVVVKDKLSESVNRQYRSVVKIKDSKQLTTAWQATTNTLNGVIKQLYESAGVGANLNYKKASNQQFADAFYDFVNKLTVAAQTEDFNTKVSQIVQENSLVASSISGLSNLSNTLGQQLIDYLLDIVSNIEVSKQINVYQLLVNLETALTTHLISEFKKPENISKVQANIDVVRELYEESSYPAFLLIERTLRFVLKDTEEINKLVNAEILNYDQYREFQLILKRIKFMNQSLNSILTTPTLTYTKDTEDAEVKKQQRQEISKLLDLYWGLPEFQYNPQKTSKAVLTILSTVLMVISALAFVLLGAFALLRKRWNIANTKQKVIIGSVFTTVTFVIALILLILGKGLL
- a CDS encoding MSC_0619 family F1-like ATPase alpha subunit produces the protein MTKYPKITAIFDYVVEITGAYDYYQNQLFKIEAKQPGQQDLHLILISASENKAYCLTDGGIGEFLVGSEVKPLDATEEIKTSTSYFGKIIDINGKVLFPLHQPSVLNFLPQKSYAFNKPNTLLEYQPLKEQLTTGYISIDLLVPIGKGQRELIIGDRKTGKTHIALNTIINQKGKNVKCIYVAIGQQHSQVSNVYETLKQNDALDYTMIVNASSSKPFDQFLAPYVAMAHAENLCHTDDVLIVFDDLSAHANIYREVALLTNKPVGKEAFPGDMFFAHARLLERSGKFVGRKSITALPILQTIENDITSLVSSNVISITDGQIVTNSDLFASGKLPAVDIDLSVSRISREIQKPYIAKVGSEIAKIYKAYKRQMRLTSLKYDLNDATNKLITEGMIVENMFIQKGISVYTENAMFLTSKLIAWGILKGIDNIALALRYIDVLVAHNQNAKDTFQRLIEQTQADDNLAKQFFAFALDQYAKYSNLDWKIAYEGQFLPFDQAQLQNLDYLVKGEK